The Fibrobacter sp. UWB16 sequence GAATTCGGTGTGCGGAGTGACAGACTTCGGAGCGGCGAGAACCATGCCACGGACGATGTCCTTCTTTTCAGCGCCACGGAGGAGGAGACCAACGTTGTCACCTGCCTGAGCGTCGTCGAGAAGCTTGCGGAACATTTCAACACCGGTGATGACGTATTCGGTGGTTTCACCGAGACCGATACGTTCAACCTTGTCGTTCAAGCGAACGACACCGCGTTCGATACGGCCAGTAGCGACAGTGCCGCGGCCAGTAATCGTGAACACGTCTTCGATCGGCATGAGGAACGGCTTGTCGG is a genomic window containing:
- a CDS encoding EF-Tu/IF-2/RF-3 family GTPase, producing the protein DKPFLMPIEDVFTITGRGTVATGRIERGVVRLNDKVERIGLGETTEYVITGVEMFRKLLDDAQAGDNVGLLLRGAEKKDIVRGMVLAAPKSVTPHTEFKAEIYVLTKDEGGRHTPFMNGYRPQFYFRTTDVTGTIQLPEGVEMVTPGDTVTIHVNLIAPIAMEKQLRFAIREGGRTVGAGSVTEIIK